The following coding sequences are from one Arthrobacter sp. PvP023 window:
- a CDS encoding SRPBCC family protein, giving the protein MTASVNVPLNSRGKLAASLPAEQLAEITALFEFRRTGYSLDAPFYTDRSIFNIDMEAIFGQHWIFAASTAELPEPGDYVTVDYGPYSLIVLRNDDGAVNVLHNVCRHRGARVLTEAAGSTGNLVCGYHSWTYSPEGNLIHASAPGETKFDKSCFGLKRAHGREVAGLIFVCIADDAPTDFDETAKIFEPYLAPHDLSKTKIAYQQNIIEEGNWKLVMENNRECYHCDGHPELACSLFPTWGLTEGLIPPHLEEVWNRNKEAQSSLEERCRRYGLPYEVVEQLDTRIAGIRISRESLDGEGESFSADGRRLSKKLLGDLRDFRLGRCSMHLQPNSWFHFLGDHVITFGVFPINEHQSLVRTTWLVADDAVEGVDYDLDKLTYTWKQTNLQDKAFVELCQQGAGSPAYEPGPYMKSEYQVEAFINWYVQRVQEHLA; this is encoded by the coding sequence ATGACTGCTTCAGTGAACGTCCCCCTCAATTCACGCGGAAAACTCGCTGCATCCTTGCCGGCCGAGCAGCTGGCAGAAATTACCGCGTTGTTTGAGTTCCGGCGCACCGGCTACTCCCTCGATGCCCCCTTCTACACCGATCGCTCGATCTTCAACATCGACATGGAGGCCATTTTCGGCCAGCACTGGATCTTTGCCGCGAGCACCGCCGAACTGCCGGAGCCGGGCGACTACGTCACCGTCGACTACGGGCCCTACTCCCTGATTGTGCTGCGCAACGACGACGGCGCCGTGAACGTCCTGCACAACGTATGCCGCCACCGCGGCGCCCGCGTTCTCACCGAAGCTGCCGGGTCAACCGGAAACCTGGTCTGCGGCTACCACTCCTGGACCTACTCCCCGGAAGGTAATTTGATCCATGCCTCCGCGCCGGGGGAAACGAAGTTCGACAAGAGCTGCTTCGGCCTCAAGCGCGCCCACGGCCGCGAAGTCGCCGGACTCATCTTCGTCTGCATTGCCGATGATGCGCCGACGGACTTCGACGAAACCGCAAAGATCTTTGAGCCCTACCTGGCGCCCCACGATCTCTCGAAGACAAAAATCGCCTACCAGCAGAACATCATCGAAGAGGGCAACTGGAAGCTCGTCATGGAGAACAACCGTGAGTGCTACCACTGCGACGGCCACCCTGAGCTCGCCTGCTCCCTCTTCCCCACCTGGGGCCTGACGGAGGGCCTGATCCCGCCCCATCTTGAGGAAGTGTGGAACCGGAACAAGGAGGCTCAGTCCTCCCTCGAGGAGCGTTGCCGCCGCTACGGCCTTCCCTACGAGGTGGTCGAGCAGCTTGACACGCGTATCGCGGGAATCCGTATCTCGCGGGAATCACTCGATGGAGAGGGTGAATCGTTCTCTGCCGACGGTCGGAGGCTTTCAAAGAAGCTCCTCGGTGACTTGCGCGACTTCCGCCTTGGCCGCTGCTCGATGCACCTGCAGCCCAACAGCTGGTTCCATTTCCTCGGCGACCATGTCATCACGTTCGGTGTCTTCCCCATCAACGAACACCAGAGCCTGGTACGCACCACTTGGCTTGTGGCTGACGACGCCGTGGAAGGCGTCGACTACGACCTGGACAAGCTCACCTACACCTGGAAGCAGACAAACCTGCAGGACAAGGCGTTCGTGGAGCTGTGCCAGCAGGGTGCCGGCAGTCCCGCCTACGAGCCCGGTCCGTACATGAAGAGCGAATACCAGGTCGAGGCATTCATCAACTGGTACGTGCAGCGCGTGCAGGAGCACTTGGCATGA
- a CDS encoding BCCT family transporter: MALNSDIRTDAQPRLELEEPKLVPAPENSPSSHDSHDAGDTEQIMQELRQTKAEQAVAERRNRKLTLDKATFGITGVLALAFVAWGFLGRDSLAATSTAALDWVMEYTGWLFMVLASLFVVFVLWLALGKWGNIPLGKDGEKPEFRTVSWIAMMFAAGMGIGLMFYGVAEPLYHYISPPPGTVDGRTPAAIQTAMATSIFHWTLHPWAMYAVVGIAMAYGTYRLGRRQLISAAFTSLFGIRTVEGPVGKFINILAIFATLFGTAASLGLGALQIGSGLTSNGWIGEIGTPVLVAIVAVLTACFVASAVSGISRGIQWLSNINMVLAVVLALIVFIAGPTLFILNLIPAAVGDYARDLAEMSSRTEAVGDEALRTWMSGWTIFYWAWWVSWTPFVGMFIARISRGRTIRQFVTGVLLVPSIVSVIWFGIFGGTAFKIQEDADKAGTAGLVSMASGSPSIDFDGALFDLVRNMSMPAWLTAAVVVLAMVLVAIFFITGADSASIIMASLSSNGSSDPKRGLVIFWGLLTGAVAAVMMLAGGDEPSEALSGLQRITIVAALPFVLVMLLLCFALVKDLRRDPLSLRRRLADSVVERAIRSGVDQHGGVQFDLVTKHQCDQRCPDDGRCAASPADTQAPAKN; this comes from the coding sequence ATGGCTTTGAACAGCGACATCCGCACGGATGCCCAACCCCGCCTCGAGCTGGAGGAGCCCAAGCTCGTTCCTGCACCCGAGAACTCTCCTTCCTCCCACGATTCACACGATGCCGGGGACACCGAGCAGATCATGCAGGAACTCCGCCAGACCAAAGCCGAGCAGGCTGTGGCAGAGCGGCGGAACCGCAAACTCACCCTCGACAAGGCCACCTTCGGCATCACCGGGGTCCTGGCCCTGGCCTTCGTGGCGTGGGGCTTCCTGGGCCGGGACAGCCTGGCAGCCACGTCAACAGCCGCCCTCGACTGGGTAATGGAGTACACCGGCTGGCTCTTTATGGTCCTGGCCTCGCTGTTCGTTGTTTTTGTGCTCTGGCTGGCCCTGGGCAAGTGGGGCAACATTCCCCTCGGCAAGGACGGCGAGAAGCCCGAGTTCCGGACCGTGTCATGGATTGCCATGATGTTTGCGGCCGGCATGGGCATCGGCCTGATGTTCTACGGTGTGGCCGAGCCGTTGTACCACTACATCTCTCCGCCGCCGGGAACGGTGGACGGACGGACACCGGCAGCCATCCAGACGGCCATGGCAACCTCCATCTTCCACTGGACCCTGCACCCCTGGGCAATGTACGCCGTCGTCGGCATTGCCATGGCCTACGGCACCTACCGCCTGGGCCGCCGCCAGCTGATCTCGGCAGCGTTCACGTCGCTGTTCGGCATCAGGACGGTAGAAGGGCCGGTGGGCAAGTTCATCAACATCCTGGCGATCTTCGCCACGCTCTTCGGCACGGCCGCTTCCCTGGGCCTCGGCGCGCTCCAGATCGGCAGCGGCCTGACCTCGAACGGCTGGATCGGCGAGATCGGCACCCCCGTCCTGGTGGCCATCGTTGCCGTCCTGACTGCGTGTTTCGTGGCCTCGGCGGTGTCCGGCATCAGCCGCGGCATCCAGTGGCTGTCCAATATCAACATGGTCCTGGCCGTTGTCCTGGCGCTCATCGTCTTCATCGCGGGGCCAACGCTGTTCATCCTCAACCTCATCCCGGCCGCGGTGGGCGACTACGCCAGGGACCTGGCCGAAATGTCCTCCCGCACCGAGGCCGTCGGTGACGAGGCCCTGCGCACCTGGATGTCCGGCTGGACTATCTTCTACTGGGCCTGGTGGGTGTCCTGGACGCCGTTTGTGGGCATGTTCATCGCCCGCATCAGCCGCGGCCGCACCATCCGGCAGTTCGTCACCGGCGTCCTGCTGGTCCCCAGCATCGTCAGCGTCATCTGGTTTGGCATCTTCGGCGGAACGGCCTTCAAGATCCAGGAGGACGCGGACAAGGCGGGCACGGCCGGCCTCGTGTCCATGGCCAGCGGGTCACCGTCCATCGACTTTGACGGCGCCCTGTTCGACCTCGTCCGGAACATGTCCATGCCTGCCTGGCTCACCGCAGCAGTAGTGGTTCTCGCCATGGTCCTGGTGGCCATCTTCTTCATCACCGGCGCCGATTCCGCATCGATCATCATGGCATCCCTGAGCTCCAACGGGTCCTCCGACCCGAAGCGCGGCCTGGTCATCTTCTGGGGCCTGCTCACCGGCGCAGTAGCCGCCGTCATGATGCTGGCCGGCGGTGATGAACCCTCGGAGGCGCTCTCCGGCCTGCAGCGGATCACCATCGTGGCGGCCCTGCCGTTTGTGCTGGTCATGCTGCTGCTGTGCTTCGCCCTGGTCAAGGACCTGCGCCGGGATCCGCTGTCCCTCCGGCGCCGACTGGCGGACTCCGTAGTGGAGCGCGCCATTCGCAGCGGCGTGGACCAGCACGGCGGCGTCCAGTTCGATCTCGTTACCAAGCATCAATGTGATCAGCGCTGTCCGGACGACGGCCGCTGCGCGGCTTCCCCCGCTGACACCCAAGCCCCCGCAAAAAATTAG
- the purU gene encoding formyltetrahydrofolate deformylase, translating into MTTVLEGRPTGNATVEAGDVAGVRGTDTVQYVLTLACPERPGIVRAITAFLADRGFDIVEHQQFDDHISGKLYLRTAFTPGDKEVSAEGLSAEFAAIADEFGMDFTIHDGRPQRLLVMVSKFGHCLNDLIFRWRAGSLGAEIAVVVSNHEDLRPMAEAAGLQFIHVPVTAATKPEAEARLLELVAEYNADLVVLARYMQVLSNDLCSSLRGRAINIHHSFLPGFKGAKPYHQAYDRGVKLIGATAHYVTADLDEGPIIEQEVFRVDHSLDPNALVTVGRDAESQALSRAVKWHCQHRVLLNNTRTVVFR; encoded by the coding sequence ATGACCACAGTCCTCGAAGGCCGCCCCACCGGTAACGCGACGGTGGAGGCCGGCGACGTTGCCGGCGTCCGCGGCACCGACACCGTACAGTATGTCCTTACCCTTGCGTGCCCGGAGCGCCCCGGAATCGTCCGGGCCATCACAGCATTCCTCGCTGATCGCGGCTTCGACATTGTTGAACACCAGCAGTTCGATGACCACATCAGCGGCAAGCTCTACCTGCGCACGGCCTTCACTCCGGGAGACAAGGAAGTTTCCGCGGAAGGCCTCAGCGCGGAGTTCGCCGCCATCGCCGATGAGTTCGGCATGGACTTCACCATCCACGACGGCCGGCCCCAGCGCCTGCTGGTGATGGTTTCAAAGTTCGGGCACTGCCTCAACGACCTGATCTTCCGCTGGCGCGCCGGCAGCCTGGGTGCGGAGATCGCCGTCGTGGTGTCCAACCACGAGGACCTTCGCCCCATGGCGGAAGCCGCCGGCCTGCAGTTCATCCACGTCCCGGTAACGGCCGCTACCAAGCCCGAAGCTGAAGCGCGCCTGCTGGAGCTGGTGGCCGAGTACAACGCGGACCTGGTGGTCCTTGCACGCTACATGCAGGTCCTGTCCAACGACCTGTGCTCCAGCCTCCGCGGCCGTGCCATCAACATCCACCATTCTTTCCTGCCCGGGTTCAAGGGTGCCAAGCCTTACCACCAGGCCTATGATCGCGGCGTGAAGCTCATCGGAGCCACCGCGCACTACGTCACCGCAGACCTGGACGAGGGCCCGATCATCGAGCAGGAAGTGTTCCGGGTGGACCACAGCCTGGACCCGAACGCACTGGTCACGGTAGGCAGGGACGCCGAATCCCAGGCACTGTCCCGTGCAGTTAAGTGGCACTGCCAGCACCGGGTCCTGCTCAACAACACCCGCACCGTCGTCTTCCGCTAA
- a CDS encoding IclR family transcriptional regulator: MASKNDPESDVDAESGQHGGVQSVDRAMAVLEILARDGHAGVSEIAEEMGIHKSTVSRLLGSLVSREMVHQNSERGKYQLGFGILRLASSIPGRLSLVREARPVLEGLAEEFKETVNLAVLRSNYAVNVDQAMGPSTLATYDWVGSLTPLHATSSGKVLLAALSADDRDRILKDTGLPARTPRTITNRAKLENQLIDVAREGYGVVREEFEIGLNSMSVPVYNHLGAVIGAVSISGPAFRFDPEQAPGLLEALKQAGLQISAKMGYTRR; the protein is encoded by the coding sequence ATGGCTTCGAAGAACGACCCCGAATCCGACGTCGACGCGGAATCGGGCCAGCACGGCGGCGTCCAGTCAGTGGACCGGGCAATGGCAGTCCTGGAGATCCTGGCGCGGGACGGCCATGCGGGCGTGAGTGAAATCGCCGAAGAGATGGGCATCCACAAGTCCACCGTCTCCCGGCTGCTGGGCTCGCTGGTGAGCCGTGAAATGGTCCACCAGAACAGCGAGCGCGGAAAGTACCAGCTGGGGTTCGGCATCCTAAGGCTGGCGAGCTCCATCCCCGGACGGCTCAGCCTGGTCCGTGAAGCCCGGCCTGTGCTGGAAGGGCTGGCCGAGGAATTCAAGGAAACGGTGAACCTGGCCGTCCTGCGCTCCAACTACGCCGTCAACGTGGACCAGGCCATGGGTCCGTCCACACTGGCCACCTATGACTGGGTGGGCAGCCTGACACCGCTCCATGCGACCTCGAGCGGCAAAGTCCTCCTGGCGGCGCTATCCGCGGACGACCGGGACCGCATCCTGAAGGACACCGGGCTTCCGGCCCGTACGCCGCGGACCATCACCAACCGGGCCAAGCTGGAGAACCAGCTGATCGACGTAGCCCGCGAAGGCTACGGCGTGGTCCGCGAAGAGTTCGAAATCGGCCTCAACTCAATGTCCGTGCCGGTGTACAACCACCTGGGCGCGGTGATCGGCGCGGTCAGCATTTCCGGGCCGGCCTTCCGTTTCGACCCGGAACAAGCGCCGGGCCTCCTCGAGGCGCTGAAACAGGCGGGACTGCAGATCAGCGCAAAGATGGGCTACACCCGCCGCTAA
- a CDS encoding LuxR C-terminal-related transcriptional regulator, translating into MEAPDTVLLEAVAALSTAPLATIAQRLREATRPYLGSSALVIFTEDCTGRPQKKAGDESIISRVSIAELDLIRASLSGASESGTGDTWQGDAVLGGEERPVLALSSPSNALLVLTDPQPLPDPAGHDAADRMLRYLWTLAAERIREKVADAPPSYLIESRAASAERVRVTAELVDHHSTTLETLLAALRSPALSDAAARRSATDVAAKALVGLRTLSDRTTDLVEEPVATAFQRLREDLKPLMNFSGIDVQFIEPPVNGRALPGEVAHAARAIVRGLVLAMVDQAGVRRIRTQWDCDGENLLVNVRDDGPGERSGASPSMSRLAQRVEALDGSMSVDVMPGWGADVAISLPLDPPARPLADVSDGKLGDRELEVLQLLSAGQRNRAIAAKLHISENTVKFHLRNIYRKVGATSRTEAIAMAHSNGVR; encoded by the coding sequence CCCCTATCTGGGAAGCAGCGCGCTGGTCATCTTCACCGAGGACTGCACGGGCCGGCCGCAGAAGAAGGCCGGGGACGAGTCGATCATCAGCCGGGTCTCCATCGCCGAACTGGACCTCATCCGGGCGTCGCTCTCCGGCGCAAGCGAGTCAGGCACAGGCGATACGTGGCAGGGTGACGCCGTGCTCGGCGGGGAAGAGCGCCCGGTCCTCGCTTTGTCTTCACCCAGCAACGCCCTGCTGGTCCTCACCGATCCGCAGCCGCTTCCGGACCCCGCCGGGCACGACGCAGCGGACCGCATGCTCCGCTACCTGTGGACGCTGGCAGCGGAGCGGATCAGGGAAAAGGTGGCGGACGCGCCGCCGTCGTACCTCATCGAATCCCGCGCGGCCTCGGCCGAGCGGGTGAGGGTAACGGCGGAACTGGTGGATCACCACTCCACCACCCTCGAAACCCTGCTCGCCGCGCTGCGGTCGCCCGCACTGAGCGACGCTGCCGCGCGAAGGTCCGCCACCGACGTCGCCGCCAAGGCGCTCGTGGGACTCCGCACGCTCAGCGACCGAACCACCGACCTCGTGGAGGAACCCGTCGCCACCGCATTCCAGCGGCTGCGCGAGGACCTGAAGCCGCTCATGAACTTCAGCGGCATCGACGTCCAGTTCATCGAGCCGCCCGTCAACGGCCGCGCCCTGCCCGGCGAAGTGGCGCACGCGGCCCGCGCGATCGTCCGCGGGCTGGTCCTTGCCATGGTGGACCAGGCGGGAGTGCGGCGGATCCGTACGCAGTGGGATTGCGACGGCGAGAACCTCCTGGTCAACGTCCGCGACGACGGACCCGGCGAGCGCTCCGGCGCCTCACCCTCAATGTCCCGCCTCGCCCAGCGCGTGGAAGCCCTCGACGGCAGCATGTCCGTGGACGTGATGCCCGGCTGGGGTGCCGACGTCGCCATCTCGCTCCCCCTCGATCCGCCGGCCCGACCGCTGGCCGACGTTTCCGACGGGAAGCTCGGGGACCGCGAACTTGAGGTGCTCCAACTGCTCTCCGCCGGACAGCGGAACCGGGCCATCGCCGCGAAACTGCACATCAGCGAGAACACAGTGAAGTTCCATCTCCGCAACATCTACCGGAAAGTGGGCGCCACCTCCCGCACCGAAGCGATCGCCATGGCCCACAGCAACGGTGTGCGGTAG
- a CDS encoding ferredoxin reductase, with protein MIELLTETAIQEPQRIRGLEMPWNRVMGSPETPARAARALGPWHPQEFKAECVETVPEAGAMMTFVFRRCDGAPLAFRAGQYVNVAFPVNGEDQEPVDRSYSLSSSPTEPWTFSITVKCDPTGLASPWVHENVKPGTVLEMLGPVGAFHLPDADRRARYLLLAAGAGITPIMSMVRTIHSLPGHADVVVLYHGSDAGGFAFHRELAYIASVDSRIKVHYSLGDRSVPEGWEGLSGRLTAAMLEEVAPDANGRQVYACGPEGYLNTATELLQKVGVDDTSIYMEFFSGDRQTLLEYQAEVALAADVAEEIAEEIAESAEDYFESQPAAFGLYEPGYDADGTLQASGLPLEISDPEAPGSDPAVDSPGLVPEAGSPDASSFGTVGTGSLTMSFMRTGINVRIDPTERILEVAQRAGVRIGANCKEGMCGSCKVVKLSGEIEMNHQGGIRAREISAGKFLPCCSTAQTDLVIDA; from the coding sequence ATGATTGAACTCCTCACTGAAACGGCAATCCAGGAACCACAGCGTATTCGCGGTCTTGAGATGCCGTGGAACAGGGTGATGGGAAGCCCCGAGACACCCGCACGGGCAGCCCGGGCGTTGGGCCCATGGCATCCGCAGGAGTTCAAGGCCGAATGCGTCGAGACCGTTCCCGAGGCCGGGGCCATGATGACCTTCGTGTTCCGCCGATGCGACGGTGCCCCCCTGGCGTTCCGTGCCGGCCAGTACGTGAACGTCGCATTTCCCGTGAATGGCGAGGACCAGGAACCGGTGGACCGCAGCTACTCGCTGTCCAGTTCGCCCACCGAGCCGTGGACTTTCAGCATTACCGTCAAGTGCGACCCCACGGGATTGGCCTCACCCTGGGTGCACGAGAACGTCAAACCCGGCACCGTTCTTGAGATGCTGGGACCGGTGGGAGCATTCCACCTGCCCGATGCCGACCGACGGGCCCGGTATCTCCTGCTTGCTGCCGGCGCAGGCATCACTCCCATCATGTCCATGGTGCGGACCATCCACTCCCTGCCCGGACACGCCGATGTTGTGGTGCTCTACCACGGTTCGGATGCTGGAGGCTTTGCCTTCCACCGGGAACTGGCCTATATCGCTTCTGTGGACTCGCGCATCAAGGTCCACTACTCCCTGGGCGACCGCAGCGTACCGGAGGGGTGGGAAGGGCTCAGCGGAAGGCTGACGGCGGCCATGCTCGAGGAGGTGGCCCCCGATGCCAACGGCCGCCAGGTGTACGCATGCGGTCCCGAGGGTTACCTGAACACCGCCACCGAGCTCCTCCAGAAGGTCGGCGTCGATGACACTTCCATATACATGGAGTTCTTCTCGGGAGACCGCCAGACGCTCCTTGAATACCAGGCGGAAGTGGCACTTGCAGCCGACGTCGCGGAGGAGATCGCCGAGGAGATCGCCGAATCCGCCGAGGACTACTTTGAAAGCCAGCCCGCCGCGTTCGGGCTCTATGAGCCTGGCTACGACGCCGACGGGACTCTGCAGGCCTCGGGGCTGCCGCTGGAAATCAGCGACCCGGAGGCACCCGGCTCCGACCCCGCCGTCGACAGCCCGGGCCTGGTGCCGGAAGCCGGTTCCCCCGACGCCTCGAGCTTCGGCACGGTGGGGACAGGCAGCCTCACCATGTCCTTCATGCGGACCGGCATCAATGTCCGGATCGATCCCACCGAGCGCATCCTCGAGGTGGCCCAGCGTGCGGGCGTCAGGATTGGCGCGAACTGCAAGGAAGGCATGTGCGGCTCCTGCAAGGTCGTCAAGCTTTCAGGGGAGATCGAGATGAACCACCAGGGAGGGATCCGGGCGCGGGAAATCTCTGCGGGCAAGTTCCTGCCCTGCTGCTCCACGGCGCAGACGGACCTGGTTATCGATGCCTAG
- a CDS encoding LysR family transcriptional regulator, with amino-acid sequence MIDPRLITLRVFARCGTIGATAELTGYSPSAVSAQLRELQRVLGMQLLTKDGRGVRLTATGRFLVAGSDPLIAQWENLRAAAMEAGDQVQSHFGLGGFSSAAAQLLAPLAATLRSTRPLLEVQVLEAEPARCFDLLIAERIDLAVIVAMQSDSYGEDDPRFEQRVLLDDPLDVIIPGDHPLASRQTATLEELASEPWITEAAGSTYHSLFTAAFTAVGVTPRIAHEAVEWETHIAFVGAGLGVGLLPRLAPLHGAENVVRLRITGQTKPTRRIVAAVRRGSIASPLIQESLGILQFNANRILTDRLNEDL; translated from the coding sequence ATGATCGATCCACGGCTCATAACACTTCGGGTGTTTGCCCGGTGCGGCACTATTGGCGCAACCGCGGAGCTCACGGGTTATTCTCCCTCCGCTGTCTCCGCGCAATTGCGGGAGCTCCAGCGCGTGCTTGGAATGCAGCTGCTGACGAAGGACGGCCGGGGTGTGCGTCTTACCGCCACGGGACGCTTTCTGGTGGCGGGCTCGGATCCCCTCATTGCCCAATGGGAGAACCTGCGCGCCGCAGCCATGGAGGCTGGCGACCAGGTGCAGTCCCACTTTGGCCTCGGCGGATTCTCCTCAGCAGCCGCCCAGTTGCTGGCGCCGCTGGCCGCCACCCTGCGCTCAACACGCCCCCTGCTGGAGGTGCAGGTTCTTGAGGCTGAACCGGCACGCTGCTTCGACTTGTTGATTGCGGAACGAATCGACCTTGCAGTTATCGTCGCCATGCAGTCCGACAGTTATGGTGAGGACGATCCGCGCTTCGAGCAGAGAGTTCTGCTCGACGATCCACTGGACGTGATCATTCCCGGTGACCATCCGCTGGCATCACGCCAAACAGCGACGCTTGAAGAGCTGGCATCGGAACCCTGGATTACGGAGGCCGCCGGTTCCACGTACCATTCCCTCTTCACCGCGGCGTTCACGGCAGTCGGGGTGACGCCGCGGATTGCCCATGAAGCCGTTGAATGGGAAACCCACATCGCGTTCGTGGGAGCGGGGCTGGGCGTCGGCCTGCTGCCCCGGCTGGCGCCTTTGCATGGTGCCGAAAACGTGGTTCGGTTACGCATCACCGGTCAGACGAAACCCACGCGCCGCATCGTTGCAGCGGTGCGCAGGGGCAGCATCGCCTCACCCCTGATCCAGGAGTCGCTCGGCATCCTGCAGTTCAACGCCAACCGGATTCTCACCGACCGGCTCAACGAGGACCTCTGA
- a CDS encoding GNAT family N-acetyltransferase, whose product MAIEIRPAVLFEDMKTMVGPKRPDATVCWCLSYRIPSRQNIALHGPERGEVVKELLRQDPPPGVLAYDGDEVVGWAAVHPRADTSFARNRKIPHLDDLDVWSVWCIRVRPGHRGKGISHHLLKGAVEFARSHGAPAIEGYPVDNQGRHVDLTMAYVGTRSLFEQAGFTMAAPTDSVLNGFPRVLMRLDLQ is encoded by the coding sequence ATGGCGATCGAAATCCGTCCGGCAGTCCTGTTCGAGGACATGAAAACGATGGTGGGCCCCAAACGGCCCGATGCGACCGTGTGCTGGTGCCTGAGCTACCGCATTCCCTCCAGACAGAACATTGCACTGCATGGCCCGGAGCGCGGGGAAGTCGTCAAGGAGTTGCTCCGGCAGGACCCGCCGCCCGGGGTTCTCGCGTACGACGGCGACGAAGTGGTGGGCTGGGCGGCCGTCCATCCGCGCGCCGACACCAGCTTTGCCCGCAACCGCAAGATCCCGCACCTCGACGACCTCGACGTGTGGTCGGTGTGGTGCATCCGGGTGAGGCCCGGGCACCGCGGCAAAGGGATCTCCCACCATCTGCTCAAGGGCGCCGTCGAATTCGCCCGCAGCCATGGGGCCCCTGCCATTGAGGGCTATCCGGTGGACAACCAGGGCAGACACGTGGACCTCACCATGGCCTACGTTGGCACGCGGAGCCTCTTCGAGCAGGCCGGGTTCACCATGGCTGCCCCCACTGACTCCGTGCTTAACGGCTTTCCCCGGGTGCTGATGCGCCTGGACCTGCAGTGA